The Pieris rapae chromosome 9, ilPieRapa1.1, whole genome shotgun sequence region gtcgttgtcacgtaaaactttcgcccgtataccgactttacaggcaaccaattttttatAGGGTAGATacaaaatgaattataaaCTCTCTGACGAATATAATACAAGAAAATCCGAGGATTTATTATGTAACTGAATTTTTCGGTTTTGAATTCGGGTAATAACATAACCTGCTTGTAAGATATTtgcgaaccaattcgacttagggtccttcaagaaaagagcgtaccaattcttaaaaggccggcgacgCAGTCACGAACAGTCAAAaggcggcggtatcgcttaacatccggtgagcctcctgcccgtttgccccctattctataaaaaaagattatattactttttaaattatattgcgGCTTCATTCGTGGTGTCCTTTTCTTTCTaggactaaaatatttttcagttcgAACCCGTAGTTCCTAAAACCGATCCTAAGATTGCGCGATCACCAAACTAAGATGCGCTCTCAAAAggagataaataataatgtttattgtcttcacaatatttttcattcagGCCCTCCTGTTTGTCACgcttaataattagttttattatttattaattgacaaACATCTTTCttcataatattagtgtagatttattaaactatttagtccattcctttaattaaaacttatttgtaggaGCCAACTAGACGCGTATTGGGGCGTCGATCTCTCGAAGCTGTACGCTTGCTTTTGCTGACGTTACGACGGTGACGTCACTCGCTTATAAACCTTTAGGAGATTATAATCGAACCTAAAACGTTGCCATGACAACTCATATAAATCTCTATAGCGAATGAACTCGCACATTGACAATACTCTTAAAAGAGAGATGTGACTCTTTTGTCTCTCTCGCACGTATTAacttcaaaatttataaatatcagtCTTATgccatttttcataaaatctactgctaaagaatataaatttagtaataataaactaaaatacggAATTTACGGCAAAATCTGCTATTCTTAGTGTGaaaacctataaaatattcgggaatattttctataagacTTATAACGTGGACTATAAATAGTAGTACTATATGTAGTccatgtttaataaaaaggtcGTATATGTAATCTTTTATCATTATCGATTGGAAAGGAAGCATttcaaaattgataaaatgcCATCacataattgaaaaatgtttatttaagtgtaagtttttaatttgacaagTTTTAATAGAGGACATTTTACAATGAATTAATTGGATATGATTTTTGTGTATATGtacaatagtttaatttacttttgtatattctttactatttaaaaattatttatttacatcgtgtgttatttttagtttagtcCAAGATTATccgtaatttatttgtctGTATTTATTAAGGACCGAGGTGCTATACTGttgtactaaattatttatttagtttgaatTAACATTAACTTTGGACCCATAGACATATCGCTAGATTTCCAAAAGGCTTGTCTATGCTAGGCGATTCCCATTCATTTGTATTAGATTCAGAGTTTCTTAGAGTAGATTAAATTATAGcaaataaactattcaagTCGCTTGATTGCACCTTTAGTAATATACGAGTTTTGTAACGCTAGTATATCAATTTTTTCTCGTATGCTTTATTGAGTGAACAGTGGCGCTTCAACCTTTTagctctgggcctcagatgGGTATcagtttcgtgatcatttatGTTACTTAATAGTTAAATAGGTGATCGTATGACACATATACTTTCTGTGTGTAAGGCATGCCGATTTCCTTACGATATTTACCTTCATCGTACGTACGTCTTACGTACGTCGTCGTACGTCCACGTGCCCGCATGGAAAGTCCATTCGTGtacggggatcgaacttaaGACCTCAAGGAGTCGCTCGTTGAGACTAGGCCAACACACCTCAATTAGTCACAAATAAATCACCAATAGCTTAATGTCTTGTTAGCTGTAAGTCGGTTACTTACATTTGTATGTGTTATAACAGTTTAGTTTGGTACAACAGAATTGCTACTAATAAACAGTTACCTACTAATAACTAACCCCACCTAAATCAATGATGAATCTTGGACGTATTGCATAATATCTTCTATATTGGTTCCTAagtgtaaaaaagttaatagtaatataaatataatccaTAGTGTCTTCTGGACGTTAAAAGGACGACTAAATAATAGGCTTAGTTGTCGCTagagaatttaaaacttttatcaaaatattctctAAGAAAATCTAGcgtgacttaaaaataaagcagGCCTTTTTAGTTCGGGTTTTGCTTTATTACTACACTAAGTTGGATTTGCATCATtctaccaaaaaaaaaataatgaggtagtaaaattatatcgcaattataaaaaaaaaactttgaaaattaaaatcacacaTGGCAATCTTAACCTGGCCGTTATACTGGGAGGCCATAACGAAATacggtttttatttatattattatgattataatgaaattatattgaaaagcGTGCGGCGAttcgaaaatattaaaaaaattcaacacaattttaatctttcaattggtatttttctattaggctaatttggttttaagaaaaatattttcgaattGTCCGCACGTGTGTAACCTTCCAATGACTCGATAATAATGTTTAGTATAGACTATCGAATGTGGCTTCTAGGTCAATTAGTCTCTTATATTCTCTATTATAACCGAAATGTGTAAAGAATGTTCATGACACTGTTGCGTTGTAATCGTTAACCCCGGAAGGTTTAGGCTGAAAATATTAACTTCACCGTCTCATTATTTATCCATTGTGGATGTAAAAactaattagattttacaaTAGAAATATGTATACTGTATAGTTGTTTCGTAAGCAATTAAATGGAATTGATTAGATTTTTCTCATTTACAACGCAACAGTCAtagtgtaaatttatattcaattataaatcgctagtaaagtaattaaagttatacaagcttgtattttaagaaagtttATTCCGTATCTAAATATTCATTCTCCAGGTTTTTTTAACAACTTTGTAAAGGTATACCCCCAATTTTCAACTAATTAAAGTAGTGATTTATTTAACGTAAACTAAGACAGTCAGACTGTCTACGCTTCCATGTTAACCAAATAAGGTAAACGGTAATCATAATAGacgaaaaaaattatcaatttggtcaaattaaaaaatagcaGTAATTTTTACGTGAATAGGTACGTTTATTGTAATCTCTTTttgtatattcaaaataatgaaatatgatatataatgcTACAAGCTCGTTGACAGTTTATCccttaatatatgtataggcTAATAGCGGGTTTAGTTccgaaacaatattatataataaaacactgCCACTTTCTTTTGTATATTGAGTATAAAAATCTTCACcttcttttttgtaatttcatgATCTGATGTCATCTCATATAGCACGACTGTCAGTTGTCAATGATGTCAAACTTATTTgatgtatttacttataattaattgaatttttgtatgtgttagcttaattttattcacaaaagaTTCTCAGTAATGTATGTGATTATGTAATATGTTAGCcggtaaatgtattataattatttttaatgatctagtcctttttgtttactttttgtgACGTAAGCGTGTCCATTTAAGGTTTTGCCGTTTGTCAATGTCAAttctattgttaaatatttgggtttaaactttaaactgTCAAAACCGATCGAGTGTCtaataatagaattaaagTTGACAAATGTAGAAAAATGAGATTTTAGATAGGCTAACGCCATCTTGTTTACtgcattataaacaaaatgatgGCGTACCTGCGTGTGGGTTTTATACgattttttcatacattttactcGTTTTCAAATCGATGTGTATCCAAAGATATGTATAAtcattatgattaaattgtatcgattattattttagtgaaattagtttgtttattaaattgtatcgAAAAGAACTGAACctatatgtattaatgtatTCGTGTAACTTGCATGGGatctttattgtattatataaacattccGGAATATACTCAGTATTTTATTCGATTCGTTAAACATTAGTTAATACGCAAACATgacgacaaaaaaaaatcatgcgCATAAATTTCacatgaattttttattatttaattatactctGTGAAAAATTGTATACTTTTTGTATTCCTTTCCACGTTTGGTTCGTAGGTACATTATGTATGTATCTTAAAGgattttacataacttttaattattgtgtaaGTCCagttataactaaaactaaaattactaataaatttcaaatcgTGAGGCTAATTAAATCGGAAATGATGTTTGATCTCAAAAGAGGTATGAAAAGTATGTAAAGTCCTTTTATTTTCTGAATAATTGAACGAAATGcaaactacatatttaaaggAAGCTCAAGGAAATTGCTTTGGAACAACTAATTATAAAGATGACGCAAAATGCGGGTCGTCACATCAGTCTAACctaaaaatgattaatgaaTTTCGTGTAATCTGTGCTATCTTAGCGTGCTTTTACTAATTTTAAGCGAGTCCATTTTCTTGTGTTTCTGAATGTGTTCAAAGTAGAAAATAGCATATGTCGAGAAAATAGGCTATCTTCACTAGTGATTTGTTTCCTAGACAGATTTGAGATTTTGTTCATCGCCCGATacctatttttaactattggttgtattatgatttaactattttttttaaaatatggtaTCATCGTGCTAACTTATTGTAATAGATTGTTTAACTATCTTCCATATATCCTgctataactaaattattatttagattgcAATTATGTGAAATCTCAATACTTAATGTATATAcatgaataaagaaatttgaaGGAttgtgttgttttatttattactgccTTTTATTATTCTAGTTATCTAGAATTATGTAGTTAAAAAATTCAAGCTATGCTTGGACCGATACAATGTAGAAaagcttatattaaataaactaagttTTTTAGGCTGAGAGAAGTGAATGGGTACAATCTTCGACTTCTTACAATACCCATTGTAAGAAGTCGAAGATTGTACTCGGCCAAGTTGCGGTCAAGTTTAAGTAATCGTTTACAGAAAGTAGATTAACGTAACAGCTTTATAGCGTTTTGTTCTCCGTTATCTTCGTTTCTTAAGGTTACATTGAATTTTCCGAAATTTCAAACTATATATACCCCATGTGCTTTTTACAACAGGGTATCCTGTGTATCCTAATTATAGTGTCAATAGTTATATGCATTGCTTGTTCTACATATTGAAGTAAAGTTTTAGTTAAAAGTATGACGTATTGTACCAGGCACGGTTTCCTGTATTGAAGTTAgtctaataaattttttatctgttcGCTCACTGCAagatgattttataatatttgagtaagtgatatattatgtactttcaCGGTACTTCTGAATTTGATTTGCGACTAGAATAAACGTGTTGCGACGAGAATAGCGTAGTGCatcatttttacattttatttgtggaaagcattaaaatgtaaatctttaattactatatgaattttatttacgcGATTCTGTAAGTGGTGGGTAAGACTGGCAGCTTAGTCTCGCTTAAGTTGTCGATTTACAAAGGCAAAGCCCAATTTTGGCTTTGATGGTCtctataaatatgaatttggtTGATTTTGACAGGAATGGTCTATCATCTATGGAATGTCAAAATCCATTCTCATTGttcttattttagtttataaatttctgtaaattttaGCCAAACAGGTAAATGggtaataaatatcaaaaacaacacacaaatttaaatatatttattgaagtaaCAATACTTTAacgtaattaatgaaaaattcgACAAACGCAATGGCTCTTGTGCAAAACATTTAAGACACTTTGTGATGTTATGGGGTTTCGTAAATGCgtataaatactaaatcttTTGAAGCATAAATGCCAAATTTTGtggtaacaaaaaatatattatttttaagaaatttcacCCGCCTGGGGCATTTGGTCggcatttatttacttaagctTAAGAATGGTGTTTCTTAGTTTGTCGGCGTTGGCGCCAGAGAACTCTTCAAGCTTCTTGGAACTCTTCACGAAAACAAAGGTGGGCATAGAGTTGATGTTGTACTCTGTGGCGATATCCTCACATTCGTCAACGTCcaccttaaaaaaaatgttacctttagtaaaaaataataaatagaagaaATACTTCGCGATATAACTTTTACTACAGTATTATATACGTCGATGTAGCACTATATTTATGTACGATTAACACGCTAGgtaattactataaatatttttttttcataaatcatCCATTGAAGCAAATGCAAAAATAATCGGTGAATCAGACGCAGTTATATGAGAGTTTATTAAAACGGCGTGTAGAATGCAAAGTGTATAAAACAACTCTACTGcgctaaatttaaattgctcAATTGTTTCATACTGTAATTTTACGGCCACTATTCTAGAATTGACATATATCAAGTTGATTGCATGAGTGCAATGCTTATATGAAACATGACTCAATCGTATGGCTGATGAAATAatacctatttttaatttcgtttatCGCTAATGCCCTAGCGACTGATACTTGCAAGTACATGACAGCTACACGCcgcattttcttttcatatcATATTTGGCAGCGTTTTCTTTATCATACTAATTTTCATTATCTGAGCAATTTTGTAACATGTTATCATAATTAACGCGTTGTATATAAGTACGTTATATAGAAACTGCTATTCAACTCAAAGAAATAAcggcaaatattttaaatgtagggCGAAATTCGAAAAAGATAAGACATAGAATTCCTGAGGATGTTGTTGCCACCTAAATGTGATAACGCAAAAtgtgtctttttttattgagttaCTATAACTAGCCAATATGCTCGACCTATAAACGCACATTATCAAGTGTAACTAATTTATCTAAATTCTATCTTATAGATAAGAATTCTTTGGTAACATGATACGACAACaactataaaacatatatacttttcgaattaaaatgtttgtatgatTGTAATTTGTTgtgatgaaaaaaatttaattcttcttAAAACACCTATCTATCAGTTTATATAAATCGTCATTGTTAACGCCATGAATTGTAAGAATTGAAATAGACTttgcttaataaatatttatgtaacttaGAAGCCGACAAAAATCTATTGATTAGGAATAACTGGGTCACCGCAAGTCGGTAATTACTAAACCATTCCCATTTTCCACTAGCAacttatcaaatcaaaatggTTATTACTACAAAAAAGATAAAGTTAAGTCGATTTATTACGTCCATCTGTAAATGTCACTTTTGTTGTATCGGAAAGTTAACAACTAGAAACTGTACATTTTGgcaataaatacttactaatATGCGGCAAATGCGGAAGGAAGTTTACGGCAGAAATATGAccagttatgtattatataaagaatgTATTTCTAATTTGGTATGTTTTACGCgagtactatttatttaaatatttgtaacacaaaaatcatttattgtaCTTGTTTCGAATACTTCACAGcagttttaacattttttatcaatcaaCGATAATGACATATGACTATCTCTATATTGAATGCAACTAAATTGTACCTTCAGAACAACAAGTGAATCGGCCATCTCGTTGGCGATCTCCTCTAGTTTAGGGCCAATGACCTTGCAAGGTCCGCACCAGGTGGCCATGAAGTCGATCACCACTAGCTTTTCTCCAGCCTCGGCGAGCCTGGACTTCAGGTCGTCGGAATCCTTGATGTGGATGGCCATTTTGTgactgaaatattatttcctgAGTATTAGATTCACTGTGATGATTTACGcccaaacaaacaaaagatggacatcttaatccaaatattgataaaagtgttccaataaccaatcgacagATTGCAATAGCCATCTGTCAATACATGCTATCTATGATAGGTCGCATCGGTCGTAggcctttgtatgaaaatgacagttaaaCTATGCCAATATCTCATAtaacgtatttattaattttctatttgattaaagaacatatttcGACTGCCGCCTATACATTGCAAGAAATTTTGTACTGTAAAAAGGCAACTGATGCCAAATATATTGCGTCATACATAAAGCTTCATGCatcaaatgtaatttttatcacaaatgACAAAGCGATACTAATAATTGTAACAAGTACACATTTATCGTCAGAGGCCCTCGATATTGACCTTCACAAAACCGGAATAAATCGAGACAAGGTGAATTTATGAATCAACTTAGCGTAAAATATATGTGCATCGTAAACGTAGGATTCTCTTCGCACTACTTAAAACGAAAAAGCTAACAAATGAAAGGATAAAGGTTTCCTAATAAGTCCTTCTCGGTACAAATCATATAAGTAGATAGTGTAGCTGAATAAATTCTCTCAATATAAGATAATGTGACTTATTGCGGTTTGGAAAGCCCCAGTTTAATTTAGGAGGAAGTAGGTAATAACAAATCTATATTAAGTATGCCGAATAAAaaaagtgataccatgatggtcttatgttccaaaataaacgtatttttatttttaaaagatttcatACTTGGTTTATGGTCCTAGATAACTTTagatttatcttatttatatatgtcagTATGAGTTCTTAATGTAAGGTTTCTATACAAATTAGGAA contains the following coding sequences:
- the LOC111000041 gene encoding thioredoxin-2 → MAIHIKDSDDLKSRLAEAGEKLVVIDFMATWCGPCKVIGPKLEEIANEMADSLVVLKVDVDECEDIATEYNINSMPTFVFVKSSKKLEEFSGANADKLRNTILKLK